GGGCACAGAAAGCTTGGGCAAACCCCGCACCTATTACCGCATCACGGACCAGGGGCGGGCCTATTATAAAGAAAAATGCGACGAATGGGCGGTGACCAGGCGGGTCATTGATCTGTTTGCCAGCGGGGAGGAAATAACATGAGCAAGGTCAGCGTATATGTGGACAATGTGTTTGCGGCATTGCCGGACACGGACGAGGCGCTGCAGATGAAGCGCGAGATCACCGCCAGCATGGAGGAACAATATGAGGCCGCCCTGGCCGGGGGCGCAAGCGAGGACGCTGCCCTTGGCCGCGCTGTGAGCCAGTTTGGCAGCGTGGAAGAGCTTCGCGAAGCGCTGGGCTGCGAAAAGGAGGCCGCGCCTTCCCAGCGCCCCACACAGGAGGACCGGGCCTTTGCGGTGCAGTGGGTGGGCGAATATATGGCCTTTAAGAAAAAGTTTGCAAAAATGATCGCGCTGGGAATCGCCCTGTGCTGCCTGGCGCTTGGCACCACCGGGGTTATGGGTATATGGGAGGGCACCACCATGGAATGGGCCATGGCGATCCCGTTTTTCGGCCTGGGGGGCGTTGGCGCCGCGGTACTGGTATACTACGGCATCCAGCACGCAAACTATACCAAAATGCTCAAAATGTTCGGCCTGGACGAGGAGGGCAACTGGACCCAGGTGCCCGAGCAGCCCACCGCGAAAGAAAAGGCAAACCAGGCGCTTGCCAGCCGCGTGTGCAGCCTGATCATGTCTGTTATGACCCTGGCGTTTTTGATTCTGAGCTTTGTGTTTCACAAGTGGGCTTTTTCCTGGGTGGTGTTCCCCATTGGGGGTGTGCTGTGCAGCATTGTGCGCAATGCCATGGGCGCGCCGGACGAAGATTGATTTTTTGGCACCAAACCGCCTCTTTTGCATATAGTGAAGTAGCCAACATTTTTCTGTTGAGTTCCATGATTGCGGAGGAGAGTTTGTTATGTCTATGCCGGTCATTTCCATGCATTGCAACCCCATCACCATGTGCCAGGCGGTCACCGACCTGATCGAGAGCATCGCCCTGGAGGAAACTGCCCTGAGCCATATCCTGAACGCCGAGGGCGAGAAGCTGCAAAGAGTCATCGGGCTGGAGGATGTGGACTTCTGCCAGCTGATGGAAGTGAACGAGTCCGTGGCCAACATGGTTGGCGTGGTGAGCAGCCTGGAACTGGTGCTCAAGGAGAAGCTGGAGTTCATCTCCAACAACCTTTACTATCCTTCCCGCGACGAGGGCTGATCCAAAACATCATAGGCCTATGCAAAAATGCCCCCTGGTACACAGGGGGCATTTTTGCTGCGGGGGATTCAGGATGGATGGAAGGTCAAAAAAGCAGGGCGCGCACAAAAAATGCGGCCAGCACCTGCATTGCCAGAAGGAGGGGCACGCCATACAGGAATTTTGGCTTGCGGGTTTTGTGGTGAAATAAAAGCATGCCCGCCAGAAAAGCAAAGCTGCCCCCCAGCGCGCAGAGCCAAAGCAGCGTGCGCTCCGGAACGCGCCGCTTGCCGCGGCAGGCCTGGTGCTTGTCCCAGCCGCAGATCAAAAAAGCCGCCGCGTTAACGCAGGCAAGCCACAACAGAAAAAGCGTTTGCATGGGCACAGCCTCCCAAACTGGGTCACAGAATAAAAAACGGACAGGCGTTTTGCCTGTCCGTTTATGGCGGAGAGAGAGGGATTCGAACCCTCGGTTCCTTTAAGGGGAACACACGATTTCCAGTCGTGCGCCTTAGACCAGCTCAGCCATCTCTCCATGCCGCCGGCGCGGTTTTTGGGCCGCTTATTTATAATACTCAAAACAGGGCGGGATGTCAAGGCTAAAATGGAATTTTTCCCCGAAAAGAAAGAACGGGCGCCCCGCTTTTGAGGGGCGCCCGTTCGCAGGTTCCGCACATAAAAACGCGGCAGCGGGGGAGCGAAGGGCAAGGTTAATAGCGCGTGAAATCCGCCAGTTCGTCGGGGCCGGTGACGCCCAAAGCAAACGCTTTGGTGCGGGCTGCCGCATACAGCTCGGCATAGGTGGCCTGCTGGTAGGGGATGACGAACAGCACGCCCACGCCGCACAGCATGGCCCCGAGAAACAGCCAGCCGAAAAACGAAATGTCCAGCACAAAAATCTCCATTTTTTCATCGTTGGTCATGGCAATGCTCAGTTCCTTGGCACGGCTGTAGCTCATGTAAGGATTTTCCGCCAGCAGGTAGGGCACATAATAGTATTGGTAGCTTTTATAGATCCCCGGGATAAAGCAGAGCAGGGTCCACAGAAAAATTTCCAGCCGCAGCTGGAACATCACCTTCACCACATTCAGGTACTGCTCCTTCCCCCTGAAAGCGGAGAACATGGACTCCACCGGCGGAAAACCGGCCCGGTTTTCCATCATAAAGCGGTTCTGCCCCACCTCGACCGGGTTGCTCACAAAAATGGACCACAGCAGGCCCACGACGAACAACACCGAAAAAACGCCGAACACCAGGCTGCCGAATAAACCGGACAGACTGTAGTCGTACCGAAAGGAATTCCACTGATCTGTAGAAAAATTAAAATCGAATTTAAAATTCCCACCCAGAAGCGAGGTCAGCAGGCACACCGCAAAAACGCGCCAATAATTGCCCGAAAGCACTTTTTTGGCATTATCCTTCAATAAAGGCCTGGACCAATACATTGATCTTTCCTCCTTTGCACGTTACTGGCCCTATTATAACATACTTATTGCGGGTTTTCACCGGGGAAATCAGAATTATCGCACAAGCCCAATCAAATGAATTTGTGCATAGTACACAAATAGATGTTATAATATTAACAATCATTGGCGAACCAAAACATTGTTATTTGGTTAACGATATGGTATCATAAAACCATAGAGGAGAGGTTAGGTCCCCTAAAAACAAACCCTTGAACTGAAAGGACGGACGGCGCGATGGCTGAGAAGAAAAAGATGATCGTGGAACCCGCAAAAACCGATGTGGAGCGCATGATCGACGGTTTGGTGGAAAAGGCCCAGAAGGCTTTGGCCGAGTTCCTGACCCTGGATCAGGACACAGTGGATAACATTGTACACGAGATGGCCCTGGCGGGCCTTGACAAGCACCAGGAACTGGCCCGCATGGCAGTGGACGAAACCGGCCGCGGCGTGTACGAGGATAAGGTCATTAAAAATATGTTTGCCACCGAGTATATCTGGCACAACATTAAAGCCGAAAAGACCGTGGGCATTCTGGAAGAGAACGACATGGAGGGGTATGTGGAGGTAGCCGAGCCGGTGGGCGTGATCTGCGGCGTGACCCCCACCACCAACCCCACCTCCACGACCCTGTTCAAATGCCTGATTGCGGTAAAAACCCGCAACCCCATCGTTTTTGGCTTTCACCCCTCCGCCCAGAACTGCAGCGCCGAGGCCGCCCGCATCGTGTATGAGGCGGCGGTGAAGGCGGGCGCGCCCGAAAACTGCATCCAGTGGATCACCGAGCCCAGCGTGGAGGCCACCGGCGCCCTGATGCGCCACCCCGGCGTGGCCACCATCCTGGCGACCGGCGGACCGGGCATGGTAAAGGCCGCGTATTCCTGCGGCAAGCCCGCTTTGGGCGTGGGCCCCGGCAACGTGCCCTGCTTTATTGAAAAGAGCGCCGACCTGCACCGGGCCTGCACCGACCTGATGATGTCCAAGACCTTTGACAACGGCATGATCTGCGCCTCGGAACAGGCCGTGATTGTGCAAAAGGAGATCGCCCGGGATTTTGAGGCCTTCATGAAGCTGAACAACTGCTATTTCCTGAACAAAGAGGAGACCGAGCAGCTCACCAAATACATGTTCCCGGACCCGGAAAAGGGCGTGTTCGCCCCGGTGGTGGGCAGAAGCGCCAACTGGATTGCCGAGCAGGCAGGCCTTACTGTGCCGGAAAAGACCAAGATCCTGATCGCCCCCCTGGACAAACCCAGCGACGAACACCCCCTGAGCAAGGAAAAGCTAAGCCCGGTGCTGGCTTACTTTGTGTGCAGGGACAAAGAGCAGGGTT
This window of the Oscillospiraceae bacterium genome carries:
- a CDS encoding membrane protein; amino-acid sequence: MQTLFLLWLACVNAAAFLICGWDKHQACRGKRRVPERTLLWLCALGGSFAFLAGMLLFHHKTRKPKFLYGVPLLLAMQVLAAFFVRALLF